In one Acomys russatus chromosome 15, mAcoRus1.1, whole genome shotgun sequence genomic region, the following are encoded:
- the Arhgef2 gene encoding rho guanine nucleotide exchange factor 2 isoform X1 → MSRIESLTRARIDRSKELAIKTREKEKMKEAKDARYTNGHLFTTISVSGMTMCYACNKSITAKEALICPTCNVTIHNRCKDTLANCTKVKQKQQKAALLKNNTALQSVSLRSKTTTRERPSSAIYPSDSFRQSLLGSRRGRSSLSLAKSVSTTNIAGHFNDESPLGLRRILSQSTDSLNMRNRTQSVESLIDEGAEVIYSELMSDFEMDEKDFAADSWSLAVDSSFLQQHKKDVMKQQDVIYELIQTELHHVRTLKIMTRLFRTGMLEELQLEPGVVQGLFPCVDELSDIHTRFLSQLLERRRQALCPGSTRNFVILRLGDLLINQFSGSNAEQMRKTYSEFCSRHTKALKLYKELYARDKRFQQFIRKVTRSAVMKRHGVQECILLVTQRITKYPVLINRILQHSHGIEEECQDLTAALGLVKELLSNVDQDVHELEKGARLQEIYNRMDPRAQTPVPGKGPFGREELLRRKLIHDGCLLWKTATGRFKDVLMLLMTDVLVFLQEKDQKYIFPALDKPSVVSLQNLIVRDIANQVKGMFLISAGPPEMYEVHTASRDDRSTWIRVIQQSVRVCPSREDFPLIETEDEAYLRRIKMELRQKDRALVELLQEKVGLFAEMTHFQAEEDGVSGMTLPTLPRGLFRSESLESPRGERLLRDAIREVEGLKDLLVGPGVDLLSTPREPALPLESDSGNTSPGVTANGEARTFNGAIELCRADSDPSQKDRNGNQLRSPQEEALQRLVNLYGLLHGLQAAVAQQDTLMEARFPEGPERWEKLSRANSRDGEAGRPAVAPGAPEKQATELALLQRQHTLLQEELRRCRRLGEERATEAGSLEARLRESEQARALLEREAEEARRQLAALGQSEPLPAEAPWARRPLDPRRRSLPAGDALYLSFNPPQPSRGHDRLDLPVTVRSLHRPFDDRESPEERLQDSSDPDTGSEEEGSGRLSPPHSPRDFTRMQDIPEETESRDGEATASES, encoded by the exons ATGTCTCGGATCGAATCCCTCACGCGCGCGCGGATCGACCGGAGCAAGGAGCTGGCGATCAAG ACCCGGGaaaaggagaagatgaaggaggcCAAGGATGCCCGCTACACCAACGGCCACCTCTTTACCACCATCTCAGTTTCAGGCATGACTATGTGCTATGCCTGCAACAAGAGCATCACAGCCAAGGAAGCCCTCATTTGCCCAA CCTGCAATGTGACTATCCACAACCGCTGTAAAGACACCCTGGCCAACTGTACCAAGGTCAAGCAGAAG caacagaaagctgcaCTGCTCAAGAACAACACTGCCTTGCAGTCTGTTTCTCTTCGAAGTAAGA CAACCACCAGAGAGCGGCCAAGCTCTGCCATCTATCCCTCCGATAGCTTCCGGCAGTCCCTCCTAGGGTCCCGTCGTGGCCGCTCTTCCTTGTCTTTGGCCAAGAGTGTTTCCACCACCAATATCGCTGG ACATTTCAATGATGAGTCTCCCCTGGGGCTGCGTCGGATCCTCTCCCAGTCCACAGACTCACTCAACATGCGGAACCGAACCCAGTCCGTGGAATCCCTTATTGATGAAG GTGCGGAAGTGATCTACAGTGAACTGATGAGCGACTTTGAGATGGATGAGAAGGACTTTGCGGCGGACTCATGGAGCCTCGCCGTGGACAGCAGCTTCCTGCAGCAGCACAAAAAGGATGTGATGAAACAGCAAGATGTCATCTACG AGCTGATTCAGACGGAGCTGCACCACGTGAGGACCCTGAAGATCATGACCCGCCTCTTTCGCACTGGCATGCTAGAAGAGTTGCagctggagccaggtgtggtgcaggGCCTGTTCCCCTGCGTGGACGAGCTTAGCGACATCCACACACGCTTCCTCAGTCAGCTGCTGGAGCGCAGGCGCCAGGCCCTATGTCCAGGCAGCACCCGAAACTTTGTCATCCTTCGCTTGGGTGACTTGCTCATCAACCAG TTCTCAGGTTCCAACGCGGAGCAGATGCGCAAGACCTACTCAGAGTTCTGCAGCCGCCACACCAAGGCCTTAAAGCTCTATAAGGAGCTGTACGCGCGAGACAAGCGCTTCCAGCAGTTCATCCGG AAAGTGACCCGTTCAGCTGTGATGAAACGACACGGGGTTCAGGAGTGCATTCTACTGGTAACACAGCGGATCACCAAATATCCAGTGCTCATCAACAGGATCCTACAGCATTCCCACG GGATTGAAGAAGAGTGCCAAGACCTGACGGCAGCCCTAGGGCTTGTGAAGGAGTTGTTGTCCAACGTGGACCAGGATGTGCATGAGCTGGAGAAAGGGGCCCGCCTCCAGGAGATCTACAACCGGATGGACCCTCGGGCTCAGACCCCCGTGCCTGGCAAGGGCCCCTTCGGCCGAGAGGAGCTTCTGCGGAGAAAACTTATTCACGATGGCTGCCTGCTCTGGAAGACAGCCACAGGTCGCTTCAAAG ATGTGCTGATGCTGCTGATGACAGATGTGCTAGTGTTTCTCCAGGAGAAGGACCAGAAGTACATCTTTCCTGCCCTG GACAAGCCTTCGGTCGTGTCCTTACAGAATCTGATTGTAAGAGACATTGCCAACCAGGTGAAAGGGATGTTTCTGATTAGTGCTGGCCCTCCTGAGATGTATGAGGTGCACACAGCATCCCGAGATGACCGTAGTACCTGGATCCGTGTCATTCAACAGAGTGTGCGCGT ATGCCCATCCAGGGAGGACTTCCCTCTGATCGAGACGGAGGACGAGGCCTACCTCCGGAGGATCAAGA TGGAACTGCGGCAGAAGGACCGAGCGCTGGTGGAGCTGCTCCAGGAGAAGGTCGGGCTGTTTGCTGAGATGACCCACTTCCAGGCCGAAGAAGATGGTGTCAGCGGGATGACTCTGCCCACCCTGCCCAGGGGCCTTTTCCGTTCTGAGTCCCTTGAGTCCCCTCGAGGCGAGCGGCTGCTGAGGGATGCCATCCGTGAAG TGGAAGGCCTGAAAGACCTGCTGGTGGGGCCTGGTGTGGACCTGCTTTCGACGCCCCGAGAACCAGCCTTGCCCTTGGAATCTGACAGTGGTAACACCAGTCCTGGGGTGACGGCCA ATGGAGAGGCTAGAACCTTCAATGGCGCCATTgagctctgtagagcagactCGGATCCCAGCCAGAAG GATCGGAATGGAAATCAGTTACGATCACCCCAGGAG gAGGCGTTACAGCGATTGGTCAATCTTTATGGACTTCTACACGGCCTGCAG gCTGCTGTGGCCCAGCAGGACACTTTGATGGAAGCCCGGTTCCCCGAGGGCCCTGAACGGTGGGAAAAGCTGTCGCGAGCCAACTCTCGCGATGGGGAAGCTGGCCGGCCTGCGGTTGCTCCGGGGGCTCCTGAGAAGCAAGCCACGGAGCTGGCACTACTGCAGCGGCAACACACCCTGCTGCAGGAAGAGCTGCGGCGCTGCCGGCGGCTCGGGGAAGAGCGGGCAACCGAAGCTGGCAGCCTGGAAGCCCGGCTCCGGGAGAGCGAGCAAGCCCGGGCCCTGCTGGAGCGAGAGGCTGAAGaggctcgcaggcagctggccgcCTTGGGCCAAAGTGAGCCACTCCCAGCGGAAGCGCCGTGGGCTCGCAGGCCTCTGGACCCTCGGCGCAGGAGCCTTCCTGCAGGTGATGCCCTGTACCTGAGCTTCAATCCCCCTCAG ccCAGCCGGGGCCATGACCGCCTCGATTTGCCTGTGACTGTTCGTTCCCTCCACCGACCTTTTGATGATCGAGAGAGCCCTGAGGAGCGGCTGCAGGACAGCAGTGACCCTGACACCGGCAGTGAGGAGGAAGGCAGTGGCCGCTTGTCTCCACCCCACAGTCCACGAG ACTTCACACGAATGCAGGACATCCCAGAGGAGACGGAAAGCCGAGACGGCGAGGCGACAGCTTCAGAGAGCTAA
- the Arhgef2 gene encoding rho guanine nucleotide exchange factor 2 isoform X2, which produces MSGNRRQPSRRGQTREKEKMKEAKDARYTNGHLFTTISVSGMTMCYACNKSITAKEALICPTCNVTIHNRCKDTLANCTKVKQKQQKAALLKNNTALQSVSLRSKTTTRERPSSAIYPSDSFRQSLLGSRRGRSSLSLAKSVSTTNIAGHFNDESPLGLRRILSQSTDSLNMRNRTQSVESLIDEGAEVIYSELMSDFEMDEKDFAADSWSLAVDSSFLQQHKKDVMKQQDVIYELIQTELHHVRTLKIMTRLFRTGMLEELQLEPGVVQGLFPCVDELSDIHTRFLSQLLERRRQALCPGSTRNFVILRLGDLLINQFSGSNAEQMRKTYSEFCSRHTKALKLYKELYARDKRFQQFIRKVTRSAVMKRHGVQECILLVTQRITKYPVLINRILQHSHGIEEECQDLTAALGLVKELLSNVDQDVHELEKGARLQEIYNRMDPRAQTPVPGKGPFGREELLRRKLIHDGCLLWKTATGRFKDVLMLLMTDVLVFLQEKDQKYIFPALDKPSVVSLQNLIVRDIANQVKGMFLISAGPPEMYEVHTASRDDRSTWIRVIQQSVRVCPSREDFPLIETEDEAYLRRIKMELRQKDRALVELLQEKVGLFAEMTHFQAEEDGVSGMTLPTLPRGLFRSESLESPRGERLLRDAIREVEGLKDLLVGPGVDLLSTPREPALPLESDSGNTSPGVTANGEARTFNGAIELCRADSDPSQKDRNGNQLRSPQEEALQRLVNLYGLLHGLQAAVAQQDTLMEARFPEGPERWEKLSRANSRDGEAGRPAVAPGAPEKQATELALLQRQHTLLQEELRRCRRLGEERATEAGSLEARLRESEQARALLEREAEEARRQLAALGQSEPLPAEAPWARRPLDPRRRSLPAGDALYLSFNPPQPSRGHDRLDLPVTVRSLHRPFDDRESPEERLQDSSDPDTGSEEEGSGRLSPPHSPRDFTRMQDIPEETESRDGEATASES; this is translated from the exons ATGAGTGGCAACAGGAGGCAGCCCAGTCGCCGGGGTCAG ACCCGGGaaaaggagaagatgaaggaggcCAAGGATGCCCGCTACACCAACGGCCACCTCTTTACCACCATCTCAGTTTCAGGCATGACTATGTGCTATGCCTGCAACAAGAGCATCACAGCCAAGGAAGCCCTCATTTGCCCAA CCTGCAATGTGACTATCCACAACCGCTGTAAAGACACCCTGGCCAACTGTACCAAGGTCAAGCAGAAG caacagaaagctgcaCTGCTCAAGAACAACACTGCCTTGCAGTCTGTTTCTCTTCGAAGTAAGA CAACCACCAGAGAGCGGCCAAGCTCTGCCATCTATCCCTCCGATAGCTTCCGGCAGTCCCTCCTAGGGTCCCGTCGTGGCCGCTCTTCCTTGTCTTTGGCCAAGAGTGTTTCCACCACCAATATCGCTGG ACATTTCAATGATGAGTCTCCCCTGGGGCTGCGTCGGATCCTCTCCCAGTCCACAGACTCACTCAACATGCGGAACCGAACCCAGTCCGTGGAATCCCTTATTGATGAAG GTGCGGAAGTGATCTACAGTGAACTGATGAGCGACTTTGAGATGGATGAGAAGGACTTTGCGGCGGACTCATGGAGCCTCGCCGTGGACAGCAGCTTCCTGCAGCAGCACAAAAAGGATGTGATGAAACAGCAAGATGTCATCTACG AGCTGATTCAGACGGAGCTGCACCACGTGAGGACCCTGAAGATCATGACCCGCCTCTTTCGCACTGGCATGCTAGAAGAGTTGCagctggagccaggtgtggtgcaggGCCTGTTCCCCTGCGTGGACGAGCTTAGCGACATCCACACACGCTTCCTCAGTCAGCTGCTGGAGCGCAGGCGCCAGGCCCTATGTCCAGGCAGCACCCGAAACTTTGTCATCCTTCGCTTGGGTGACTTGCTCATCAACCAG TTCTCAGGTTCCAACGCGGAGCAGATGCGCAAGACCTACTCAGAGTTCTGCAGCCGCCACACCAAGGCCTTAAAGCTCTATAAGGAGCTGTACGCGCGAGACAAGCGCTTCCAGCAGTTCATCCGG AAAGTGACCCGTTCAGCTGTGATGAAACGACACGGGGTTCAGGAGTGCATTCTACTGGTAACACAGCGGATCACCAAATATCCAGTGCTCATCAACAGGATCCTACAGCATTCCCACG GGATTGAAGAAGAGTGCCAAGACCTGACGGCAGCCCTAGGGCTTGTGAAGGAGTTGTTGTCCAACGTGGACCAGGATGTGCATGAGCTGGAGAAAGGGGCCCGCCTCCAGGAGATCTACAACCGGATGGACCCTCGGGCTCAGACCCCCGTGCCTGGCAAGGGCCCCTTCGGCCGAGAGGAGCTTCTGCGGAGAAAACTTATTCACGATGGCTGCCTGCTCTGGAAGACAGCCACAGGTCGCTTCAAAG ATGTGCTGATGCTGCTGATGACAGATGTGCTAGTGTTTCTCCAGGAGAAGGACCAGAAGTACATCTTTCCTGCCCTG GACAAGCCTTCGGTCGTGTCCTTACAGAATCTGATTGTAAGAGACATTGCCAACCAGGTGAAAGGGATGTTTCTGATTAGTGCTGGCCCTCCTGAGATGTATGAGGTGCACACAGCATCCCGAGATGACCGTAGTACCTGGATCCGTGTCATTCAACAGAGTGTGCGCGT ATGCCCATCCAGGGAGGACTTCCCTCTGATCGAGACGGAGGACGAGGCCTACCTCCGGAGGATCAAGA TGGAACTGCGGCAGAAGGACCGAGCGCTGGTGGAGCTGCTCCAGGAGAAGGTCGGGCTGTTTGCTGAGATGACCCACTTCCAGGCCGAAGAAGATGGTGTCAGCGGGATGACTCTGCCCACCCTGCCCAGGGGCCTTTTCCGTTCTGAGTCCCTTGAGTCCCCTCGAGGCGAGCGGCTGCTGAGGGATGCCATCCGTGAAG TGGAAGGCCTGAAAGACCTGCTGGTGGGGCCTGGTGTGGACCTGCTTTCGACGCCCCGAGAACCAGCCTTGCCCTTGGAATCTGACAGTGGTAACACCAGTCCTGGGGTGACGGCCA ATGGAGAGGCTAGAACCTTCAATGGCGCCATTgagctctgtagagcagactCGGATCCCAGCCAGAAG GATCGGAATGGAAATCAGTTACGATCACCCCAGGAG gAGGCGTTACAGCGATTGGTCAATCTTTATGGACTTCTACACGGCCTGCAG gCTGCTGTGGCCCAGCAGGACACTTTGATGGAAGCCCGGTTCCCCGAGGGCCCTGAACGGTGGGAAAAGCTGTCGCGAGCCAACTCTCGCGATGGGGAAGCTGGCCGGCCTGCGGTTGCTCCGGGGGCTCCTGAGAAGCAAGCCACGGAGCTGGCACTACTGCAGCGGCAACACACCCTGCTGCAGGAAGAGCTGCGGCGCTGCCGGCGGCTCGGGGAAGAGCGGGCAACCGAAGCTGGCAGCCTGGAAGCCCGGCTCCGGGAGAGCGAGCAAGCCCGGGCCCTGCTGGAGCGAGAGGCTGAAGaggctcgcaggcagctggccgcCTTGGGCCAAAGTGAGCCACTCCCAGCGGAAGCGCCGTGGGCTCGCAGGCCTCTGGACCCTCGGCGCAGGAGCCTTCCTGCAGGTGATGCCCTGTACCTGAGCTTCAATCCCCCTCAG ccCAGCCGGGGCCATGACCGCCTCGATTTGCCTGTGACTGTTCGTTCCCTCCACCGACCTTTTGATGATCGAGAGAGCCCTGAGGAGCGGCTGCAGGACAGCAGTGACCCTGACACCGGCAGTGAGGAGGAAGGCAGTGGCCGCTTGTCTCCACCCCACAGTCCACGAG ACTTCACACGAATGCAGGACATCCCAGAGGAGACGGAAAGCCGAGACGGCGAGGCGACAGCTTCAGAGAGCTAA